The following proteins come from a genomic window of Coffea eugenioides isolate CCC68of unplaced genomic scaffold, Ceug_1.0 ScVebR1_1995;HRSCAF=2942, whole genome shotgun sequence:
- the LOC113756114 gene encoding cytochrome P450 71A2-like — protein MALINLDLSFFSIFSLLVFLLSLLKWFYAASKPQKKLPPSPPKLPIIGNLHQLGQFPHRSLQSLSRKYGPLMLLELGSKPMLVVSSSNAACQILKTHDLSFASRPKSGIPDKLFYGSKDIAFAPYGEYWRQLKSISMLHLLSNKRIQSFQHVREEETSLMIEKISRMCSSSAVNLSDMFLILTNDIICRVALGRKYSEEENGRKSMENLKVFGELLGIFDVGNYIPSLAWVNRFNGLDSKVKKTVKQIDGFLEGVIEEHMNKRKGKAESHSTAEARCQDFVDILIEINEEKTMGFALERDAMKAIILDVFGAGSDTTHSVMDWGMSELLKNPKVLHKLQAEVRDVTQGKPEITRADMEKMHYLKAVIKETMRLHTPVPLLGPKESNQDVKVMGYDVPKSTQVLVNAWAIARDPLLWENPEEFRPERFLGSSVDFHGLNFELIPFGAGRRVCPGINFAMSVTELALAKLVNKFNFTSPDGINPNELDMTESFGITVHRKFPLHAIATPYSC, from the exons ATGGCTTTGATCAATCTTgatctttcatttttctcaattttttcctTGCTCGTATTCCTTCTATCCCTTCTCAAATGGTTCTATGCTGCTTCTAAACCCCAGAAAAAGTTACCACCATCTCCACCAAAGCTCCCAATTATTGGCAATCTTCACCAGCTTGGCCAGTTTCCACATCGCTCCCTCCAATCACTGTCAAGAAAATATGGTCCACTCATGCTGCTTGAACTGGGAAGCAAGCCAATGCTGGTTGTCTCTTCCTCTAATGCAGCTTGCCAGATCTTGAAAACCCATGATTTATCCTTTGCAAGCAGGCCTAAATCGGGCATCCCAGATAAACTCTTTTACGGAAGCAAGGACATAGCTTTTGCACCATATGGTGAGTATTGGAGACAACTAAAAAGCATTTCTATGCTTCATCTTTTGAGTAACAAAAGGATTCAGTCTTTTCAACATGTCAGAGAAGAAGAGACGTCACTCATGATCGAGAAGATCAGCCGAATGTGTTCTTCCTCAGCTGTAAACTTAAGTGACATGTTTTTAATTCTCACAAATGATATAATCTGTAGGGTTGCCTTGGGGAGGAAGTATAGCGAGGAAGAAAATGGGCGGAAAAGTATGGAGAATTTGAAGGTGTTTGGTGAGTTACTGGGTATTTTTGATGTAGGAAACTATATTCCTTCGCTTGCATGGGTTAATCGCTTCAATGGTTTGGATTCTAAAGTGAAGAAAACAGTTAAACAGATTGACGGATTTCTTGAGGGTGTGATAGAAGAGCACATGaataagagaaaaggaaaggctGAAAGTCACTCTACTGCTGAGGCAAGATGCCAAGACTTTGTAGATATCTTGATTGAGATTAATGAGGAAAAGACTATGGGCTTTGCTCTTGAACGAGATGCTATGAAAGCTATCATCCTG GATGTCTTTGGTGCTGGATCTGATACAACACATTCAGTTATGGATTGGGGAATGTCAGAACTTCTAAAGAACCCCAAAGTCTTGCATAAATTGCAGGCTGAGGTAAGAGATGTGACTCAAGGAAAGCCAGAAATAACTAGAGCTGATATGGAGAAAATGCACTACTTAAAAGCAGTGATTAAAGAAACTATGAGACTTCATACTCCAGTTCCATTACTGGGTCCTAAAGAATCGAATCAAGACGTCAAAGTAATGGGGTATGATGTACCAAAGAGCACACAGGTACTTGTGAATGCTTGGGCAATTGCAAGAGATCCATTGTTGTGGGAGAACCCTGAAGAATTTCGACCTGAGAGGTTTTTGGGTTCGAGTGTAGATTTTCATGGTTTGAACTTTGAGTTAATTCCGTTTGGTGCCGGACGAAGAGTTTGCCCGGGTATCAACTTCGCCATGTCAGTAACTGAACTTGCATTGGCAAAACTGGTCAACAAATTTAACTTTACATCACCCGATGGAATCAATCCAAACGAGTTGGACATGACCGAATCATTTGGTATCACAGTCCACAGAAAATTTCCTCTGCATGCCATTGCCACACCATATTCTTGCTAA